The Rhodococcus antarcticus DNA segment GAAGTGGAACACCGTCGCCGCGAGCACGGCGTCCGCCCCGGCGGCCACCGCCGGCGGGAAGTGCTCCAGCGCACCGGCTCCCCCGCTCGCGATCACCGGGACGTCCACCGCCGCACGGACGGCCACGATCATCGCCAGGTCGAAGCCGGCCTTGGTGCCGTCGGCATCCATCGAGTTCAGCAGGATCTCCCCCACGCCGAGCTCCGCGCCACGCGTGGCCCACTCCACCGCGTCGATCCCGGTGCCGCGCTTGCCCCCGTGGGTGGTGACCTCCCAGCCCGACGGCGTCGGAGCGCTGCCGGCGGGCACGGTGCGGGCGTCCACGGAGAGCACGATGCACTGGGAGCCGAAGCGCCGGCTCAGCTCGGTGAGCAGCTCCGGCCTCGCGATCGCCGCGGTGTTCACGCTCGCCTTGTCCGCCCCCGCCCGCAGCAGCGCGTCGACGTCGGCCACGGCGCGGACGCCCCCGCCCACCGTCAGGGGGATGAACACCTGCTCGGCCGTGCGCCGCACCACGTCCAGCATGGTCGCCCGCTCCCCGGAGGACGCCGTGACGTCGAGGAACGTCAGCTCGTCGGCGCCCTGGGCGTCGTAGGCCGCAGCCAGCTCCACCGGGTCCCCGGCGTCGCGCAGGTCGGCGAAGCGCACGCCCTTCACCACCCGCCCGGCGTCCACGTCCAGGCAGGGGATCACCCGCACCGCGACACTCACGCCGGCACCGCCAGCGGGTCACCGAGAGCGAGCACCAGCTCCAGCATCTCCTCGTGCACCCCGGGGGCGGCGGCGAGCACCGACGGCGAGTCGATCCGCCAGTCCCGGCCCGCCAGGTCGGTGACCACACCCCCGGCCGCGCGCACGAGGCACACGCCGGCGGCGTTGTCCCAGGGGTGGTGGCCGAAGGTGACCGAGCCGCCGAGCACCCCGGCCGCGGTCCACGCCAGGTCGATCCCCGTCGCTCCGACCAGCCGGACCCGCTGGCACGCATCCGTCAGCTCGCCGAGGGCCCGCAGCCGGTACTCCCCGGGGTAGCGCCCGCCACCGCTGCGGGTCAGCGAGCCGACGCACGTGGTGGCCGAGCGGAGATCACCGCGGGCCAGCGGCGGAAGGGCCACCCCGTTGCGCAGCAGCGGGCCGCCGTCGAGCGCCGCGTACCGCTCGCCGAGCAGCGGCAGCCACGTCAGGCCCACCACCGGCACCCCGTCCTGCAGCAGCGCCAGCAGCATGCCGGCCAGCGGGAGCCCCGCCGAGTAGTTGGCGGTGCCGTCGATGGGGTCCAGCACCCACACCGGACCGACACCCACGTCGGGACCGCCGAACTCCTCCCCGTGCACCGCGATCCCCGTTCGGGCGGTCAGCTCGGCGGACAGGCGGCGCTCGAGCTCGAGGTCGACGGCGGTCGCGAAGTCGGCCGGGCCCTTCTCGACCGCGCTGGGTGCTCCGAGACCGGCGACGAACCGGCCGGTCACCGACTCCAGCAGGCCCGAGGCCTCCGCGAGCAGCCCGGGCAGGTCCAGGCTCACGCGCGCACCGCCGCCAGCGCCTCCGGCAGGGTGAACCGACCTGCGTACAGCGCCTTGCCGACGATGGAGCCCTCGACGCCCAGCGGCACCAGCGCGGCGATCGCCTCCAGGTCGGCCACCGTGGACACCCCGCCCGAGGCGATGACGGGGGCGTCGGTGGCCGAGCACACGTCGCGCAGCAGCTGCAGGTTGGGACCGCCCAGGGTGCCGTCCTTGCTCACGTCGGTCACGACGTAGCGGGAGCACCCGTCGCGGTCCAGGCGGGCGAGGGTCTCGAACAGCTCGCCGCCGTCGCTGACCCAGCCGCGGGCCTTGAGCCGGTGCACCCCGTCCACCACCTGCACGTCCAGGCCCACGGCCACCTTGTCGCCGAACCGGGCGATGGCGCTCGCGCACCAGGCCGGGTCCTCCAGCGCCGCGGTGCCCAGGTTCACCCGGGCGCAGCCGGTGGCCAGCGCGGCCTCCAGCGAGGCGTCGTCGCGGATGCCACCGGACAGC contains these protein-coding regions:
- the hisF gene encoding imidazole glycerol phosphate synthase subunit HisF yields the protein MSVAVRVIPCLDVDAGRVVKGVRFADLRDAGDPVELAAAYDAQGADELTFLDVTASSGERATMLDVVRRTAEQVFIPLTVGGGVRAVADVDALLRAGADKASVNTAAIARPELLTELSRRFGSQCIVLSVDARTVPAGSAPTPSGWEVTTHGGKRGTGIDAVEWATRGAELGVGEILLNSMDADGTKAGFDLAMIVAVRAAVDVPVIASGGAGALEHFPPAVAAGADAVLAATVFHFGELTIPGVKDALRAAGVVVR
- a CDS encoding inositol monophosphatase family protein encodes the protein MSLDLPGLLAEASGLLESVTGRFVAGLGAPSAVEKGPADFATAVDLELERRLSAELTARTGIAVHGEEFGGPDVGVGPVWVLDPIDGTANYSAGLPLAGMLLALLQDGVPVVGLTWLPLLGERYAALDGGPLLRNGVALPPLARGDLRSATTCVGSLTRSGGGRYPGEYRLRALGELTDACQRVRLVGATGIDLAWTAAGVLGGSVTFGHHPWDNAAGVCLVRAAGGVVTDLAGRDWRIDSPSVLAAAPGVHEEMLELVLALGDPLAVPA
- the priA gene encoding bifunctional 1-(5-phosphoribosyl)-5-((5-phosphoribosylamino)methylideneamino)imidazole-4-carboxamide isomerase/phosphoribosylanthranilate isomerase PriA — translated: MSLVLLPAVDVADGQAVRLVQGEAGSETRYGSPRDAALAWQSDGAQWVHLVDLDAAFGRGSNRELLAAVVGELDVAVELSGGIRDDASLEAALATGCARVNLGTAALEDPAWCASAIARFGDKVAVGLDVQVVDGVHRLKARGWVSDGGELFETLARLDRDGCSRYVVTDVSKDGTLGGPNLQLLRDVCSATDAPVIASGGVSTVADLEAIAALVPLGVEGSIVGKALYAGRFTLPEALAAVRA